tctgtccctctgctccaGGATAACCTGGAAGACTGTTCAGGACCCAGAAGGAAGGCAGGATCCTGGATTTCTGTCCCTACCTTTTTCTTAATCTGCAACTGTATCCTccttccctgggcctccaggcttccagctctTCCAGTTACCCCACCTCTGCCTTCCATGCACTCCATTCAGAAGCTAAGTTCATTGGGAAATTGCTCCCTCAGCATCTGTAGAACTTCCTCAAGAAGTGAAATCCCCAGGTCCACTTTGAAGGAGAAGAAGGGATCACTCAGGTCTGGGGCAGGTGTCTTCTGGAAGGGGGGAGTGTCCAAAAGGTCCTCTTCAGAGTAGTGGTGGAGGGTGCCCGCCAGGGAGAGCGCCGAGGGCAGGGTAGCCGTGTAGGCAGCAGTGTAGGCAGGTGGGGGCTCCAGGATGTTGGGGCAGCTGGAGCTCTCTCGGTACAGGCGAGGAGGCTTGGGTGGGGCCAGCAGGgtggcccggggctgctcgtccccCCACAGAGGCAGGCGCCGTCCATCTGGCCTCCCTCGAAGCTCCCGGATGACCTCTCGGTTGCTGTACTCCTCGTGATCCCCGCCAGCCGTGCTGGCCTGGCTGAGCACGCTGCCCTGTCGCTGGAGTCGTCTCGGCCGCCCCAGGCTCAGCCGCTTGAAGAAGGAGGCGTTGCGGAAGGAGCCTTTCCGCCAGGTCTCCATGGCACCCAGGGGAGCCAGCAGACAAACTCCGTACCTCAGCAGCCCAGTTCAAGAGTTGCCAGGGAGCATTAGGTCCCCACTGGAGCAGTGAATGGCAAGAATCAGGGAGACAGCCCTAGTGGTCTAGAAGCATCTTGGATGGTGGGAAGGGGTCCTGGGAAGAGGGCACTTTTGTCCAGGAGAGTAGAGAACCGGGAGTTCCTGGTGACAGGAGTTTCCCAGAGGGACAGGAGTGGCCTGGTTACTTGATAgggtaatggaaaaaaaaaaaaaaatctcaagaggaAGAAGCAGCACTTACTGGAGCCGGAGTGAGGGCAGTGCCTGTGGTGTCAGAGATGGATCTCTGTGGTGCGAGAGTGGCCTGTGCTGCTTCCCCAGCGCCTGGCTTCTGGTGGTCCTGAGTTCAccttccctccctggcccctgtGCCTGGCTCTAGGGCAGCACAGGGCCAGGCCTCTCCACGGCGGCTCCCGGGCTCTGATTAGTAGCTTGGCTGTTTGTGCCGGTGTGTGGCAGTGGGGAACGTGTTATTGTTTtcaggtgactcagtcaggtggGAAGCTGGGTTTCATGCTCTTAGGTAATTGCGGCATCCGCATGCAGGGATTGGGCCAGCCGCGGCCAACACCCCAAGGCACAGGGAAGCTTAGGATTCCCCTGGGGACTTTTGGGGGGCAGCCCTACTTTGTGTGTCACCACGTTGCCTCCTTTTGCCCCACAGCCCCACTGCCCTGGGCCCTAGCTGGTGGGCCTGCTCCCCAGCTGCCCCTTCGTGTGTCTGGGAGGGAGGAGCTCAGGGAGGGTGGGAGTTAATTGAAAGGCAGGCATGTGGAACAGTtgttggggaaggaagagaaacctGTCACTggtgtgggtgactcagtcctgCGGCCTGGTGACAGGCCCTCATTAGCCAAGCCTGcaggt
This window of the Prionailurus viverrinus isolate Anna chromosome B3, UM_Priviv_1.0, whole genome shotgun sequence genome carries:
- the CB3H15orf62 gene encoding uncharacterized protein C15orf62 homolog, mitochondrial gives rise to the protein METWRKGSFRNASFFKRLSLGRPRRLQRQGSVLSQASTAGGDHEEYSNREVIRELRGRPDGRRLPLWGDEQPRATLLAPPKPPRLYRESSSCPNILEPPPAYTAAYTATLPSALSLAGTLHHYSEEDLLDTPPFQKTPAPDLSDPFFSFKVDLGISLLEEVLQMLREQFPNELSF